The following coding sequences lie in one Benincasa hispida cultivar B227 chromosome 6, ASM972705v1, whole genome shotgun sequence genomic window:
- the LOC120080350 gene encoding E3 ubiquitin ligase BIG BROTHER-related, with protein MAFFSIPKLHLQPNMPLPDQTHSNSPSPAPSIPSHRRDDLPDPMDFNPFATIATSADDSLPFETDWFSDSDSDSDRDVNCFVTDLFENRSFTDHLRDNDRGLDSALDSFTRSANDLGISGFEDSGEIESNYIEELWSTFAVESDTRVSEVDIGMQIADSITSGLRVVDVDSDSDSDHGMIGALQVVTGDDGLNDGNWVESSNPVSDNFSFCFQGQRISYEDFEWEEVEERVDERENSSVVVDRAEELSLASGFSNEEESGEEAGRWEILLVMNDIGRNNDTEAYIADQDDYMYAAEYDTLFGQFVENDNALKGSPPAAKSAVENLPLVELKTENKLTEEVVVCAVCKDKFSMEEKVRKLPCGHYYHDDCILPWLNIRNTCPVCRYELPTDDPDYERRQSQRASGGLQSDLQVRYNFELIA; from the coding sequence ATGGCCTTTTTCTCCATTCCTAAACTTCATCTTCAACCTAACATGCCTCTTCCCGATCAAACCCACTCCAATTCACCTTCTCCGGCGCCGTCTATCCCATCCCACCGTCGCGACGATCTCCCAGACCCCATGGATTTCAATCCTTTTGCTACCATCGCCACATCTGCTGACGATTCCCTCCCTTTCGAGACCGATTGGTTTTCCGACTCGGATTCCGACTCCGACCGCGATGTCAATTGCTTTGTCACTGATCTTTTCGAGAATCGTAGCTTCACCGATCATTTACGCGATAACGATCGAGGTTTGGATTCTGCGCTGGACTCATTTACGCGTTCTGCTAATGATTTGGGCATTTCGGGATTTGAAGATAGCGGTGAGATTGAATCTAATTATATTGAGGAGCTCTGGTCGACGTTCGCTGTTGAATCTGATACACGGGTTTCGGAGGTGGATATAGGCATGCAAATTGCGGATTCCATTACTAGTGGCCTTCGTGTTGTTGATGTGGATTCGgattctgattctgatcatgGGATGATTGGTGCTTTGCAAGTCGTGACAGGGGACGATGGGTTGAATGATGGTAATTGGGTTGAAAGTTCGAATCCTGTCTCGGATAACTTCAGCTTTTGTTTTCAGGGCCAGAGGATTTCGTACGAGGATTTTGAGTGGGAGGAGGTGGAGGAACGGGTGGATGAAAGGGAAAATTCGAGCGTAGTGGTAGATAGAGCTGAGGAATTGTCTCTTGCATCGGGTTTTTCCAATGAAGAAGAATCGGGAGAAGAGGCGGGTCGATGGGAAATCCTATTGGTAATGAACGATATCGGAAGGAATAATGATACTGAGGCGTACATAGCGGACCAAGATGATTACATGTATGCAGCAGAATACGATACCCTTTTTGGACAATTCGTTGAAAATGATAATGCTTTGAAGGGTAGTCCTCCAGCTGCTAAGAGTGCTGTGGAAAATCTTCCTCTGGTTGAGTTAAAAACAGAGAATAAGCTGACAGAGGAAGTTGTTGTTTGTGCGGTTTGTAAGGATAAATTCTCAATGGAAGAGAAGGTGAGGAAGCTTCCCTGTGGCCACTATTACCATGATGATTGCATTCTTCCATGGCTGAATATTCGAAACACATGCCCTGTTTGTCGGTATGAGTTGCCAACAGATGATCCAGATTATGAGCGTAGGCAGAGTCAGAGGGCGAGTGGTGGCCTGCAATCGGATTTGCAGGTCAGGTACAATTTTGAGCTAATAGCTTAA